One Halarcobacter ebronensis genomic window carries:
- a CDS encoding LysR substrate-binding domain-containing protein, whose translation MTLKELNFFYKLCENPAVSQVANELNISQSAVSLAIKSLEGKLEEELFDRVGKKLILNDRGKYFKKITYEHYLSLIDAKTIFQNNKLAGTLNVAASKTIANFIMPNIYYDFLSQYKDVSLQINSLNSSIIIEKILDGSLDVGLIEASCDNANIIKEKIIDDELIVVTSDKNAPKKTFIDTIGKKWILRESGSGTRDVFINGLGKLAQELDIFMELYEFDEIKKILLRHNNTITAISKVAVEKELKNKELFQIELINIEFKREFHLIYHKNRTLNRLFTTFKEFVEDQMISKNYY comes from the coding sequence ATGACCTTAAAAGAGTTAAATTTTTTCTATAAACTTTGTGAAAATCCAGCAGTTAGCCAAGTAGCAAATGAGCTTAATATAAGCCAATCAGCAGTCTCTTTGGCAATAAAATCTTTAGAAGGAAAATTGGAAGAGGAGCTTTTTGATAGGGTTGGTAAAAAACTTATCTTAAATGATAGGGGAAAATATTTTAAAAAAATAACCTATGAACACTATCTTTCATTAATTGATGCAAAAACAATATTCCAAAACAATAAACTAGCAGGAACGTTAAATGTTGCAGCAAGTAAAACAATTGCAAACTTTATAATGCCAAATATCTATTATGATTTTTTATCACAATATAAAGATGTCTCTTTACAAATCAACTCTTTAAACTCCTCAATAATAATAGAAAAGATTTTGGATGGATCACTTGATGTGGGACTTATTGAAGCCTCATGTGATAATGCAAATATTATAAAAGAGAAGATAATTGATGATGAACTTATAGTTGTAACAAGTGATAAGAATGCCCCTAAAAAAACCTTTATTGACACAATTGGTAAAAAGTGGATTTTGAGAGAGAGTGGTTCAGGAACAAGGGATGTATTTATAAATGGTTTAGGCAAACTTGCACAAGAGTTGGATATTTTTATGGAGTTATATGAGTTTGATGAGATAAAAAAGATTTTATTAAGACACAACAATACTATAACAGCAATCTCAAAAGTTGCAGTGGAAAAGGAGCTTAAAAACAAAGAGCTTTTTCAAATTGAGCTTATAAATATTGAGTTTAAAAGAGAGTTTCATCTTATATATCACAAGAATAGAACATTAAACAGGCTTTTTACCACTTTTAAAGAGTTTGTTGAGGATCAAATGATAAGTAAAAACTATTATTAA
- a CDS encoding DUF6858 family protein, producing the protein MKQKIFKEKYHIFEIEFNKEELSYSSVDEIIAALKKKIDENEIIAYISTFNQYEHTVRIKGEINPAIKEAKNIIFCFGKEIPTPEVLAIRPRAIGVVELENSFVVNFLEAPNEQANIAMENIVKSLKK; encoded by the coding sequence ATGAAACAAAAAATATTTAAAGAGAAATATCACATATTTGAGATAGAGTTCAACAAAGAGGAGTTGTCTTATTCAAGTGTTGATGAAATAATTGCTGCATTAAAGAAAAAAATTGATGAAAATGAGATTATTGCTTATATCTCAACATTTAATCAATATGAACACACAGTAAGAATAAAAGGCGAGATAAATCCTGCAATAAAAGAGGCAAAAAATATTATCTTCTGTTTTGGTAAAGAGATACCAACTCCTGAGGTTTTAGCTATACGTCCAAGAGCAATTGGAGTTGTTGAACTTGAAAATAGTTTTGTTGTAAACTTCCTTGAAGCACCAAATGAACAAGCAAATATTGCAATGGAAAATATTGTAAAATCACTTAAAAAATAG
- a CDS encoding mechanosensitive ion channel family protein, whose translation MEQELQTIQKFYNIIIEFFVNYSFQLIGAIIIFVIGWFLANKISNAVRKLCEKNELDVTLTKFVVNIVKFGLIIGITIIALGKIGITLTPFIAGIGAASLGAGLALQGTLSNYGAGLSIIIGRPFIVGNTITVEGISGVVEEIRLANTILSTEDGEIITIPNKHIIGEVIVNSFEYKVVESVVGIDYKCDPKKAIEAIRAVLNSFENEVSKELKAQIGIKEFGDFSINIELRYWSLTKSYFETQYRVNLAIYEAFKQNNINIPFPTYNLIKKD comes from the coding sequence ATGGAACAAGAGCTACAAACCATTCAAAAATTTTATAACATCATTATAGAGTTTTTTGTCAACTACAGTTTTCAATTAATAGGTGCAATTATAATTTTTGTAATTGGATGGTTTTTAGCAAATAAAATCTCAAATGCTGTAAGAAAATTGTGTGAGAAAAATGAGTTAGATGTTACTTTGACAAAGTTTGTAGTAAATATTGTTAAATTTGGACTTATTATTGGTATTACTATTATTGCTTTAGGCAAAATTGGTATTACACTTACTCCTTTTATTGCTGGTATTGGTGCCGCTTCACTTGGGGCTGGTTTGGCTTTACAAGGAACTTTGTCTAACTATGGAGCTGGTTTGTCTATTATTATAGGAAGACCTTTTATTGTTGGAAATACAATTACTGTTGAAGGTATTAGTGGTGTAGTTGAAGAGATAAGACTTGCAAATACAATTCTTTCAACTGAAGATGGAGAGATAATTACAATTCCAAACAAACATATAATAGGTGAAGTGATTGTAAACTCTTTTGAGTATAAAGTTGTGGAGAGTGTAGTTGGAATTGATTATAAGTGTGATCCTAAAAAAGCAATAGAGGCAATAAGAGCTGTTTTAAATAGTTTTGAAAATGAAGTTTCAAAAGAGTTAAAAGCACAAATAGGAATAAAAGAGTTTGGTGATTTTTCTATAAATATAGAGCTTAGATATTGGAGTTTAACAAAATCATATTTTGAGACACAATATAGGGTGAATTTGGCTATTTATGAAGCCTTTAAACAAAATAATATAAATATCCCATTCCCAACATATAATCTAATAAAAAAAGACTAA
- a CDS encoding DUF748 domain-containing protein, with protein sequence MKNNRLLITLLSLVLIYAILGFVAIPKILKPKLENIINENINQTATIEKIEFNPFLLKASLKGLKIEDKGITTLSLDEATIDFAMLKSLDEKHINFKNFLLVNPYINIIQYEDESLNLQKILKQKDENSKEKPTEESSSIAFQFSKTVIKNAKIEFTKLIKNNKPYKLQVDKFNYTFYDMGTFRNNLASHSLHMIINKNTKLAIKGGLRLSPFEMYGNVNLTDLKPTELIGYKQDLLNFNLDKKATINLDFGYQVNTAKSLKIEVNHANLKINNIALDEKSGRLFSFESFSINNLDLKYPENQLNIEAISLNGVNTHIKKDKKENFNFNNLINSKELSNSNEETKTTTKPWNIDLNEFALTNSNLSFKDDSNSFNTELKNIALILKKLNIKGEDITLKELALKVKKTDLTDSSNNINVKNIDLNASENSFIDSVVLINKLSLNKPDLLLVDNKNNRKIDAKDIKVVINKLANSNGNTKIEKVEFLDPYLFLKDENNKTDILAKNIDVLVNKIEHKDNTLSIANSTVNKPYFAITLGKQNSKNVITEKKEEKAKNEEKSNNNFHFDVGPLKIKEMRMTFQDKNLPIPFRTNITKLNGEFSRLNSSSSKPTELSLEGEVDKYGYTKITGTLDVNDIKLLTDTNIIFKNIAIKNFTPYSGKFVGREIDSGKLNLNLKYNIKKSNLDAQNSVIISDIKLGKNVKSPDAVNLPLEFAIALLEDSNGVIDIDLPIKGNVDDPQFSVAPIVWKAFTNLIIKAVTAPFSLLASLFGVDEEKLKGIDFEYGKSDIIVSEKEALDTIAKILEKKPKLAINIEPIYNTINDKKALQNRKIELKIENEMKKVSKGDEYKIVLERLYNTLKEKKDIEELKKEFTKEDKDKKSYFDNEAYVAYLKDFLASKEEVTEDELVSLSKIRVEEIKNYLLNIKKIPKESLNFKEISTSNNEKEKWTQFKITLSTR encoded by the coding sequence ATGAAAAATAATAGACTATTAATAACCTTGTTAAGCCTTGTTTTAATCTACGCAATTTTGGGATTTGTAGCCATTCCTAAGATACTAAAACCAAAGCTAGAAAATATAATAAATGAGAATATAAATCAAACTGCAACAATTGAAAAAATTGAATTTAATCCTTTTTTATTAAAAGCCTCTTTAAAAGGTTTAAAAATTGAAGATAAAGGAATAACCACCCTCTCTCTTGATGAAGCAACAATAGATTTTGCAATGTTAAAATCTCTTGATGAAAAGCATATTAATTTCAAAAACTTTTTATTGGTTAACCCATATATAAATATAATTCAATATGAAGATGAGAGTCTGAATCTTCAAAAAATTTTAAAACAAAAAGATGAAAATAGTAAAGAAAAACCTACAGAAGAGTCATCTTCAATTGCTTTTCAATTTTCAAAAACAGTTATAAAAAATGCAAAGATTGAGTTTACAAAACTTATTAAAAACAATAAACCCTATAAACTCCAAGTGGATAAATTTAACTATACCTTTTATGATATGGGAACTTTTAGAAATAATTTAGCTTCTCATTCACTTCATATGATTATAAATAAAAATACAAAATTGGCAATAAAAGGTGGGCTTAGATTAAGTCCTTTTGAAATGTATGGTAATGTAAACCTTACAGATTTGAAACCAACAGAACTAATTGGATATAAACAAGATCTTCTAAATTTTAATCTAGATAAAAAAGCAACAATAAACCTTGACTTTGGTTATCAAGTAAATACTGCAAAAAGCTTGAAAATAGAAGTTAATCATGCCAATTTAAAGATTAATAATATTGCCCTTGATGAAAAGAGTGGAAGACTCTTCTCTTTTGAAAGTTTTAGTATAAATAACTTGGATTTAAAATATCCAGAAAATCAGCTAAATATAGAAGCTATAAGTTTAAATGGAGTAAATACTCATATTAAAAAAGATAAAAAAGAGAACTTCAACTTTAATAATCTTATAAATTCAAAAGAGCTTTCAAATAGTAATGAAGAGACAAAAACAACAACCAAGCCTTGGAATATTGACTTAAATGAGTTTGCTTTAACAAATTCTAATCTTAGCTTTAAAGATGATTCAAACTCATTTAATACAGAGCTTAAAAATATAGCACTTATACTTAAAAAATTGAACATAAAAGGTGAAGATATTACATTAAAAGAGTTAGCGCTAAAGGTAAAAAAAACAGATTTAACTGATAGTTCAAATAATATTAATGTTAAAAATATAGATCTAAATGCTTCAGAAAACTCTTTTATTGACAGTGTTGTTTTAATAAATAAACTCTCTTTAAATAAACCTGATTTACTTTTGGTTGATAATAAAAACAACAGAAAAATTGATGCAAAAGATATCAAAGTTGTAATAAATAAACTTGCAAACAGCAATGGAAATACAAAAATAGAAAAAGTTGAATTCCTTGACCCTTATCTCTTTTTAAAAGATGAAAATAACAAAACAGATATCCTTGCAAAAAATATTGATGTTCTAGTAAATAAAATTGAGCATAAAGATAATACTCTTAGCATAGCCAATTCAACAGTTAATAAGCCCTACTTTGCAATTACACTAGGAAAACAAAATTCTAAAAATGTAATAACCGAAAAGAAAGAAGAAAAGGCTAAAAATGAAGAAAAAAGTAATAACAATTTTCATTTTGATGTTGGACCTTTAAAAATCAAAGAGATGAGAATGACTTTCCAAGATAAAAATCTTCCTATCCCTTTTAGAACAAATATAACAAAACTAAATGGAGAGTTTTCAAGGTTGAATTCAAGTAGTTCTAAACCTACAGAATTGAGCCTTGAAGGAGAAGTTGATAAATATGGTTATACAAAAATAACAGGAACACTTGATGTAAATGATATCAAACTTCTAACAGATACAAACATCATCTTTAAAAATATTGCTATTAAAAACTTCACTCCTTATTCTGGGAAATTTGTAGGAAGAGAGATTGATAGCGGAAAATTAAATCTAAATTTGAAATATAATATAAAAAAATCAAATCTTGATGCACAAAACTCAGTAATAATAAGTGACATTAAGTTAGGTAAAAATGTAAAGAGTCCTGATGCAGTAAATCTTCCTTTGGAGTTTGCAATTGCTTTATTAGAAGATAGTAATGGAGTTATTGATATAGATTTACCTATTAAAGGAAATGTGGATGATCCACAATTCTCAGTTGCACCAATAGTCTGGAAAGCTTTTACAAATTTAATCATAAAAGCTGTAACTGCACCTTTTTCACTTTTAGCTTCACTCTTTGGTGTTGATGAAGAGAAATTAAAAGGGATAGATTTTGAATATGGTAAAAGTGATATTATAGTTTCAGAAAAAGAGGCTTTAGATACCATTGCAAAAATCCTTGAAAAGAAACCAAAATTGGCAATAAATATTGAACCAATATACAATACTATAAACGATAAAAAAGCTCTTCAAAATAGAAAAATTGAACTAAAAATTGAGAATGAGATGAAAAAAGTCTCAAAAGGCGATGAGTATAAAATTGTTTTAGAAAGACTCTATAATACACTAAAAGAGAAAAAAGATATTGAAGAGCTAAAAAAAGAGTTTACAAAAGAGGATAAAGATAAAAAGAGTTACTTTGACAATGAAGCGTATGTAGCATATTTGAAAGATTTTCTAGCTTCAAAAGAGGAAGTTACAGAAGATGAGCTTGTTTCTTTATCAAAAATAAGAGTTGAAGAGATTAAAAACTATCTTCTTAATATTAAAAAAATACCTAAAGAGTCATTAAACTTCAAAGAGATTTCTACAAGCAATAATGAGAAAGAGAAATGGACACAATTTAAAATCACACTCTCAACAAGATAA
- a CDS encoding double-cubane-cluster-containing anaerobic reductase, which produces MSVHEHKKLLEELGVDVERHAKMMEMGYEGYKNQFMSQTNRPKAMEYFDWFMSEVQGQRIAEINELRKNKKPAIGAFCIFVPEEIIVGAGGACFGLCGGSPATIADAETELPRNICPLIKSAYGFKLQKTCAYTQSADFIYGETTCEAKKKTWELLNKHHPVKVMNIPHMKREKDLKMWKEELSEFKEHMEEITKKPLTFEEMKNGVKIVNEKRFALQRLDRLRSMNGSDVIPISAKDALFITQISFLDDPIRFTQKLNDLCDELEQRVKENNSVYKKETPRLMVLGTPFALPNWKLHTAVETSGGAIVNEESCIGHRYYKDNVDIDEIKDEDSLMEKLLQKYSSVDCACFTPNTPRIDKILQMYKDRKLDGVIYYSLSFCHTYNVEAKLVTDALEKEGIPALVIESDYSPEDAGQIKTRVEAFLESINFKKMKKN; this is translated from the coding sequence ATGAGTGTTCACGAACATAAAAAATTATTAGAAGAGCTTGGTGTTGATGTAGAAAGACATGCAAAAATGATGGAGATGGGATACGAGGGGTATAAAAATCAATTTATGTCTCAAACAAATAGACCAAAAGCAATGGAGTATTTCGACTGGTTTATGAGCGAAGTACAAGGTCAAAGAATTGCAGAAATCAATGAACTAAGAAAAAACAAAAAACCAGCAATTGGTGCATTTTGTATTTTTGTTCCAGAAGAGATAATTGTTGGTGCAGGTGGAGCCTGTTTTGGTCTTTGTGGAGGAAGTCCTGCAACAATTGCGGATGCAGAAACAGAACTACCTAGAAATATCTGTCCGCTAATAAAATCTGCATATGGTTTCAAACTACAAAAAACTTGTGCTTATACCCAATCAGCTGATTTTATTTATGGGGAAACAACCTGTGAAGCAAAAAAGAAAACTTGGGAACTTTTAAATAAACATCACCCTGTAAAAGTTATGAATATTCCACATATGAAAAGGGAAAAAGATTTAAAAATGTGGAAAGAGGAATTGAGTGAATTTAAAGAGCATATGGAAGAGATTACTAAAAAACCACTCACATTTGAAGAGATGAAAAATGGAGTTAAAATAGTAAATGAAAAAAGATTTGCTCTTCAAAGACTTGATAGATTAAGAAGTATGAATGGAAGTGATGTTATTCCTATTAGTGCAAAAGATGCTCTATTTATTACCCAAATATCATTTTTAGATGATCCTATTAGATTTACACAAAAATTAAATGATTTGTGTGATGAACTTGAACAAAGAGTAAAAGAGAACAATAGCGTTTATAAAAAAGAGACTCCAAGACTTATGGTTTTAGGAACTCCCTTTGCTTTACCAAACTGGAAACTACACACAGCAGTTGAGACAAGTGGTGGTGCAATTGTAAATGAAGAATCATGTATTGGACATAGATATTATAAAGATAATGTAGATATAGATGAGATTAAAGATGAAGATTCATTAATGGAAAAACTTCTTCAAAAATATAGCTCTGTAGATTGTGCCTGTTTTACTCCAAATACTCCAAGAATTGATAAAATTCTTCAAATGTATAAAGATAGAAAATTAGATGGAGTTATCTATTATAGTCTCTCATTTTGTCACACTTACAATGTTGAAGCAAAACTTGTAACTGATGCACTTGAAAAAGAAGGAATTCCTGCTCTTGTAATTGAATCAGATTACTCTCCTGAAGATGCTGGACAAATCAAAACAAGAGTTGAAGCCTTTTTAGAGAGCATAAACTTTAAAAAAATGAAAAAAAACTAA
- a CDS encoding endonuclease MutS2, protein MQEIFKKLDLTEYIDSFSKLLAREKSIILEGDINLHYRLINELSKFNIKEPPKLSNLDNALLHIQKQGVLKIYEIYEFVKIVEYFNYLKKFNFEGKLQEWIDKIVIPTDILNVTNYFDEKSNLRSGINEDYDAIGEAISRNKQEIKQSLYKTINSSNVRAYLVDSQVHYINQEETILVRGGFNHVLKATVLDRSNSGFFYVIPHSVSALKQKQSDLINKQEEILLKICRDISSLFEKNLMFLKYINKEFDRFDHYQARLFFAKIDDKNFILPNKDKKNKLVDFRHPALHEAKPITIDFTKAVVMITGVNAGGKTMMLKSILSAVLLSKYLLPYRTHASTQVGSFKEINAVLDDPQSVKNDISTFAGRMVEFSKLFSSKSAIVGVDEIELGTDSDEAASLFKVIIEELIQKDIKIIITTHHKRLASLMAANENVELIAALYDEENRRPTYEFLQGTIGKSYAFETASRYGIPHNVIKKAKVVYGEDKDKLNELIERSSALEIEYKRKLEKLQNEIEEFERLSKNLKEQKENLDEFIFEEKSKLHREYKDARDEAKKAIKAKIAEGHQHLNVAHAKARAIKTEQVHDIEDFKVGDKVKYRSSKGEIVSIKGKKAFIENDAGMKMQVSLSDLKPSGNIPKVKKKSTVTVQKPSTGHVQLDLHGQRADEAIENLDKFLSDALIAGFDEVLVYHGIGTGKLSFAVKQFLDKHPRIKGYSDAHPSQGGFGAKVIKL, encoded by the coding sequence ATGCAAGAGATATTTAAAAAATTAGATTTAACAGAATATATAGACTCTTTTTCTAAACTATTAGCCAGAGAGAAATCGATTATTTTAGAAGGTGATATAAACCTTCATTATAGACTTATCAATGAGCTATCAAAGTTTAATATTAAAGAGCCACCAAAACTTTCAAACCTAGATAATGCACTATTGCATATACAAAAGCAAGGTGTATTAAAGATATATGAGATATATGAGTTTGTAAAAATAGTTGAGTATTTTAACTACTTAAAAAAGTTTAACTTTGAGGGAAAACTTCAAGAGTGGATAGATAAAATTGTTATACCAACAGATATACTAAATGTAACCAACTATTTTGATGAAAAATCAAATCTTAGATCTGGAATAAATGAAGATTATGATGCAATAGGTGAAGCAATAAGTAGAAATAAACAAGAGATTAAACAAAGTTTATATAAGACAATAAATTCATCTAATGTTAGAGCTTATTTGGTTGATTCACAAGTTCATTATATAAATCAAGAGGAGACAATTTTAGTTAGAGGTGGTTTTAACCATGTTCTAAAAGCAACAGTTTTAGATAGATCAAACTCTGGATTTTTTTATGTAATACCACATAGTGTAAGTGCTTTAAAACAAAAACAAAGTGACCTTATAAATAAACAAGAGGAGATACTACTTAAAATATGTAGAGATATAAGTTCACTGTTTGAAAAAAACTTGATGTTTTTAAAGTATATAAACAAAGAGTTTGACAGGTTTGATCACTATCAAGCAAGACTTTTCTTTGCTAAAATTGATGATAAGAACTTTATTCTGCCAAATAAAGATAAGAAAAATAAGTTAGTTGATTTTAGACATCCAGCTTTACATGAAGCTAAACCTATAACAATTGATTTTACAAAAGCTGTTGTTATGATAACAGGGGTAAATGCAGGTGGTAAAACAATGATGTTAAAATCTATTTTATCAGCTGTGCTACTTTCAAAATATCTTCTTCCTTATAGAACCCATGCTTCAACACAAGTGGGAAGTTTCAAAGAGATAAATGCAGTTTTAGACGATCCCCAAAGTGTAAAAAATGATATCTCTACTTTTGCAGGAAGAATGGTTGAGTTTTCAAAACTCTTCTCTTCAAAAAGTGCGATTGTTGGAGTTGATGAAATTGAACTAGGAACAGACTCAGATGAAGCAGCATCTTTATTTAAAGTGATAATTGAAGAGCTAATACAAAAAGATATAAAAATCATAATAACAACACACCATAAAAGATTGGCTTCACTTATGGCAGCAAATGAAAATGTTGAGTTAATAGCAGCTTTATATGATGAAGAGAATAGAAGACCAACCTATGAGTTTTTACAAGGTACAATTGGAAAATCATATGCCTTTGAAACTGCAAGTAGATATGGGATACCACATAATGTAATTAAAAAAGCAAAAGTGGTATATGGAGAAGATAAAGACAAACTCAATGAACTAATTGAAAGAAGTAGTGCTTTAGAGATTGAGTATAAAAGAAAACTAGAAAAACTTCAAAATGAGATAGAAGAGTTTGAGAGATTAAGCAAAAATCTAAAAGAGCAAAAAGAGAACTTAGATGAGTTTATTTTTGAAGAGAAATCAAAACTTCATAGGGAATATAAAGATGCAAGAGATGAGGCTAAAAAAGCAATTAAAGCAAAAATTGCCGAAGGACACCAACATCTAAATGTGGCACACGCAAAAGCAAGAGCCATAAAAACTGAACAGGTGCATGATATTGAAGATTTCAAAGTTGGCGATAAAGTAAAATATAGAAGTTCAAAGGGTGAGATTGTATCAATAAAAGGTAAAAAGGCTTTTATTGAAAATGATGCAGGTATGAAGATGCAAGTATCATTAAGTGATTTAAAACCTAGTGGAAATATACCAAAAGTTAAAAAGAAATCAACTGTTACAGTTCAAAAACCTAGCACTGGTCATGTACAGTTAGACTTGCATGGACAAAGAGCAGATGAAGCAATAGAGAATCTTGATAAGTTTTTATCAGATGCTTTAATTGCTGGTTTTGATGAAGTCCTTGTATATCATGGTATAGGAACAGGAAAACTTTCCTTTGCAGTTAAACAGTTTTTGGACAAACATCCAAGAATCAAAGGTTACTCTGATGCCCATCCAAGCCAAGGTGGTTTTGGGGCAAAAGTGATTAAATTATAG
- the ltaE gene encoding low-specificity L-threonine aldolase, whose product MNKIIDLRSDTVTKPSKKMRQIIKDAKVGDDVYGEDPSVIELEEKIALMAKKEAAVFVPSGTQSNLLALLSHCQRGDEYICGQDAHLYKYEAGGGAVVGSIQPQPIEFEKDATLDLEKIKKKIKPIDNHHARTKLLCLENTHNGKVLSLEYIKEASKFAKENNLALHLDGARVFNAVVALEVKLEDITKYFDSVSICLSKGLGAPIGSVLTGSKEFIKEARHYRKMLGGGLRQSGLLAAAATYALDNHIKNLKKDHELAKYLTKKLKKIDKIKIISNDTNMLFIEVENSKELVEYLKNNGILISGYGELRIVVHRDISKKDIKKVIEVFKSYYIK is encoded by the coding sequence ATGAATAAAATTATAGATTTAAGAAGTGACACGGTAACAAAACCATCTAAAAAAATGAGACAAATTATAAAAGATGCAAAGGTTGGTGATGATGTATATGGTGAAGATCCTAGTGTAATTGAACTTGAAGAAAAAATTGCTTTAATGGCTAAAAAAGAGGCAGCAGTTTTTGTACCAAGTGGAACACAATCTAACCTTTTAGCTCTTTTAAGCCATTGCCAAAGAGGCGATGAATATATTTGTGGACAAGATGCCCATTTGTATAAATATGAAGCTGGTGGAGGAGCTGTTGTAGGTTCAATTCAACCACAGCCAATTGAGTTTGAAAAAGATGCAACATTGGATTTAGAGAAAATAAAAAAGAAGATAAAACCAATTGATAATCACCATGCAAGAACAAAACTTTTATGTTTGGAGAATACTCATAATGGAAAAGTTTTGAGTTTAGAATATATTAAAGAGGCTTCTAAATTTGCAAAAGAGAATAATCTTGCACTTCATTTAGATGGAGCTAGAGTTTTTAATGCAGTTGTTGCTTTAGAGGTAAAACTAGAAGATATAACAAAATATTTTGATTCTGTATCTATTTGTTTATCTAAAGGTCTTGGAGCGCCTATTGGTTCTGTTTTAACTGGTTCAAAAGAGTTTATAAAAGAAGCTAGACATTATAGAAAAATGCTTGGTGGTGGACTTAGACAATCTGGACTTTTAGCTGCAGCTGCAACTTATGCTTTAGACAACCATATTAAAAATTTGAAAAAAGACCATGAATTAGCAAAATATTTAACAAAAAAACTAAAAAAGATAGATAAAATAAAAATCATATCAAATGATACAAATATGCTATTTATTGAGGTTGAAAACTCAAAAGAGTTAGTAGAATATCTAAAAAACAATGGGATTCTAATATCGGGATATGGAGAGTTAAGAATAGTAGTTCATAGGGATATTTCAAAAAAAGATATTAAAAAGGTTATTGAAGTATTTAAAAGTTATTACATTAAGTAA
- a CDS encoding aldolase catalytic domain-containing protein, which translates to MLEKKGSIFSVREDLKVFDCTIRDGGLVNNYHFTDEFVKAHYEMCVAAGIDYMEIGKNVSPTVMSEEEYGCWNFCKEKDIRRVIGDNNTALKIAVMADVGRTLKEEIPPKDESVVDMIRVATYIHQLPEAIDLIEDFHAKGYETTCNIMAISKSFDDELDEVLAQVGKSSVDVIYIADSFGSFYPEQINKLTGKYLDVAKVSGKQVGIHAHNNLQLAYANTLEAMIYGTSFLDVTVSGLGRGAGNCPMELLVGFLKNPKYKLTPVLKFIEEFIVPLEKELDWGYSVPYMITGKLNEHPRPAMKARDEGDTQYVKFYNKLTEEYS; encoded by the coding sequence ATGTTAGAAAAGAAAGGTTCCATTTTTTCTGTAAGAGAAGATTTAAAAGTTTTTGACTGTACTATTAGAGATGGTGGGTTAGTTAATAACTACCACTTTACAGACGAGTTTGTAAAAGCTCACTATGAGATGTGTGTTGCAGCTGGAATTGATTATATGGAGATTGGTAAAAATGTATCTCCAACTGTAATGAGTGAAGAGGAATACGGTTGTTGGAACTTTTGTAAAGAGAAAGATATTAGAAGAGTTATTGGAGATAATAATACAGCTCTTAAAATAGCAGTTATGGCAGATGTGGGAAGAACTTTAAAAGAGGAGATTCCACCAAAAGATGAGAGTGTTGTTGATATGATTAGAGTTGCAACATATATTCATCAACTACCTGAAGCAATTGACTTAATAGAAGACTTTCATGCAAAAGGTTATGAAACCACTTGTAATATAATGGCAATATCAAAATCGTTTGATGATGAATTAGATGAAGTTTTAGCACAAGTTGGAAAATCATCTGTTGATGTTATTTATATTGCTGATAGTTTTGGATCATTTTATCCTGAACAAATCAATAAACTAACAGGGAAATATCTTGATGTGGCAAAAGTATCAGGAAAACAAGTTGGTATCCATGCTCACAATAACCTACAATTAGCTTATGCAAATACTTTAGAAGCTATGATTTATGGAACAAGCTTTCTTGATGTTACTGTTTCTGGACTTGGAAGAGGTGCTGGAAACTGTCCTATGGAACTTCTAGTTGGATTTTTAAAGAATCCAAAATATAAGTTAACTCCTGTATTAAAATTTATAGAAGAGTTTATTGTTCCACTTGAAAAAGAGCTTGATTGGGGATATTCAGTTCCATATATGATTACAGGAAAACTAAATGAGCACCCAAGACCTGCAATGAAAGCAAGAGATGAAGGTGACACTCAATACGTTAAATTTTATAACAAACTAACAGAAGAGTATAGTTAA